A portion of the Streptomyces sp. NBC_01335 genome contains these proteins:
- a CDS encoding TIGR02679 family protein, whose protein sequence is MSGPPVDEARLRRLLGGADLAWLVERARRRIERGQPLTGAVSLATPSPAERAAAERLLGRAPGAGRALTVRLDAVDAVLVRSGISPEGLEAAVTALTGPVVPADEIRGIEARAWAEAYAPLALLAEDRPEHAAWALRVRDDGLVRRLARTPATARPLVEQAVRVLRELPVEPARSLSVYAADVLGSAHALDDGTPLATLVLSGARALTGHPEGTGAAWRRAAWALAGLLRDDVSSTVLTLNLRGTPALDWMASAGEPCVLTLRQLARRPPLTAPPVVHICENPAVLSAAADTYGPDARPMVCVQGQPSAAALTLLARLHQLGTAFRYHGDFDWGGLRIAATLLSHVPWQPWRYSADDYREAVAAAGPDLRPLDGKPALSPWDPALARALAEHGLRVEEEAVMGGLLKDLTGCGSPEGAHA, encoded by the coding sequence ATGAGCGGCCCGCCGGTGGACGAAGCGCGCCTGCGCCGGCTGCTCGGCGGCGCCGACCTGGCCTGGCTGGTGGAGCGGGCGCGCCGACGCATCGAGCGCGGACAGCCCCTGACCGGCGCGGTCTCGCTGGCGACGCCGAGCCCGGCCGAGCGGGCGGCGGCCGAACGGCTGCTGGGCCGGGCTCCGGGTGCCGGCCGGGCGCTGACGGTCCGACTCGACGCCGTGGACGCCGTGCTGGTCAGATCGGGCATCAGCCCGGAAGGACTGGAGGCGGCCGTGACGGCGCTCACCGGCCCGGTCGTCCCGGCCGACGAGATCCGCGGGATCGAGGCGCGGGCCTGGGCGGAGGCGTACGCGCCTCTCGCCCTGCTGGCCGAAGACCGTCCGGAGCACGCCGCCTGGGCCCTCCGGGTCCGCGACGACGGTCTCGTGCGCCGCCTCGCCCGTACTCCCGCCACCGCCCGCCCGCTGGTGGAGCAGGCCGTACGGGTCCTGCGGGAGCTGCCCGTCGAACCCGCCCGGTCGCTGTCGGTGTACGCCGCGGACGTTCTGGGCAGCGCCCACGCGCTCGACGACGGCACGCCGTTGGCCACCCTCGTCCTCTCCGGCGCCCGCGCTCTGACCGGCCACCCCGAGGGAACGGGAGCCGCCTGGCGGCGGGCCGCGTGGGCTTTGGCCGGTCTGCTCCGGGACGACGTCTCCTCGACGGTGCTCACCCTCAACCTCCGCGGGACTCCGGCCCTGGACTGGATGGCCTCCGCGGGAGAGCCGTGCGTACTCACACTCCGTCAGCTCGCCCGCCGGCCGCCGCTGACGGCACCGCCCGTGGTCCACATCTGTGAGAACCCGGCGGTCCTCTCGGCCGCTGCGGACACCTACGGACCGGATGCCCGCCCCATGGTCTGCGTCCAGGGCCAGCCGTCGGCCGCAGCCTTGACCCTCCTCGCCCGTCTGCACCAGCTCGGTACCGCATTCCGCTACCACGGCGACTTCGACTGGGGCGGTCTGCGCATCGCCGCGACACTGCTGAGCCACGTGCCGTGGCAGCCCTGGCGCTACTCGGCCGACGACTACCGCGAGGCGGTGGCGGCCGCCGGGCCGGATCTGCGCCCGCTGGACGGCAAGCCGGCGCTGTCGCCCTGGGACCCGGCCCTCGCGCGCGCACTCGCCGAGCACGGCCTTCGCGTCGAGGAGGAGGCGGTCATGGGCGGGCTGCTGAAGGACCTCACGGGGTGCGGTTCGCCGGAAGGAGCGCACGCCTGA